The following coding sequences are from one Lycium ferocissimum isolate CSIRO_LF1 chromosome 3, AGI_CSIRO_Lferr_CH_V1, whole genome shotgun sequence window:
- the LOC132050912 gene encoding probable transcriptional regulator RABBIT EARS has product MEIDPSNPEKSDQIITWSSEELGLGHVKFYRCSFCKRGFSNAQALGGHMNIHRRDRARLREFSSDQNLLSLDINNSVNPPSPPPALAPANDDSLQRGVSSSYDETIISSPSKRPCITYDEENDHPTSKVNYYDHNHEVIIGDLMQLPLFKEYPLIKEASTCVDEQVANKGMQRNPVSELDLELRLGMEPPESST; this is encoded by the coding sequence ATGGAGATTGATCCTTCAAACCCTGAGAAATCTGACCAAATAATCACATGGAGCTCCGAGGAGCTAGGTTTGGGGCATGTTAAGTTTTATAGGTGTAGCTTTTGTAAACGAGGTTTCTCAAATGCACAAGCACTAGGTGGACACATGAACATCCATAGAAGAGATAGAGCCAGGCTTAGAGAATTTTCAAGTGATCAAAACTTGCTTTCTTTGGACATCAACAACTCCGTTAatcctccttctcctcctcccgCTCTAGCTCCTGCAAATGATGACTCGTTGCAACGAggagtatcatcatcatacgaTGAAACAATAATTAGTAGCCCCTCAAAAAGGCCTTGTATTACATATGATGAAGAAAATGATCATCCTACATCCAAGGTGAATTATTATGATCATAATCATGAAGTGATTATTGGAGATCTTATGCAATTACCCTTATTCAAGGAGTATCCATTAATTAAAGAAGCAAGCACTTGTGTGGATGAGCAAGTAGCAAACAAGGGCATGCAGCGAAATCCTGTTTCAGAACTGGACCTTGAGCTTAGGCTAGGGATGGAACCACCTGAGTCCTCGACATAA